The Silene latifolia isolate original U9 population chromosome Y, ASM4854445v1, whole genome shotgun sequence sequence catCTCATGGTCGTTAATATGCCTCCTACGtgttaaaatatctttcataaacttcatataggaCGGTGTCTGGGTTAGTAACTCAGCAAATGGTAcattaacatgaagacttttcaaaATGTCGGTAAACTTACCGAATTGTTGCTCAATCTTCTTGTTCTGCAATCTTCTCGGAAATGGGACCGTAATTGGGATAGCTAGTCCTTCATTCTTCTTTGCCAAAGAATTATCATGTTCATCAttggaattactcgatcgagaaatagaacctctcgatcgagtatctttctcagcagtagtgctcgatcgagcactttgatctATTCGATCGAGAACTGTCCTTTCctctgtgctcgatcgagcactttcaccctctcgatcgaggactttttcagcatagtccctcgatcgaccaccagaaatcattcgatcgaggatATCTCTTGGATTTAGCATTTTTTCATCAAAAGACGACCTTTCTTGCACAGTAACTTCAACTTCCGGGTCAGAAAGTTCAGCATTCTTTTCTGATATTTtgggtccttcataggaaagaccgctCCTCAAGTTGATCAGATTCACCATCTCATGATGTTTCTTGTCgggttgtgacggtaaatgacccggttgtcTCGAAGCTTGATTTGTATCCAATTGAGCCATTTGAgattcaagtgacttaatggAGGCATATTTCGCTTGGCCACTTTTCTGCAATTGGATGGTAAATGCTTGCACTATTGACTTCAACTCGGCTATATCACATATGCTactagaagaggcaccttgttgcggcggtgggaaagatggaggcttttgaaagccttgttgttgagctttatgaggcggcacataagcttgttgttgcggtggaggTGTTGGATTCaatacattttgactagtccatctcaagttaggatgaactccagcttggttgctgtaataggagcctccttgcctatattgttgaaaggcatagacttgctccttctcagctaagCACTCCACTTAAGTATGACCATTAtcgccacatctctcacatgagatgGTTTCTTGTCTAGACAATAAGTGAACCGTCTGCTGATTCCCCGAGGCCTGCAACTCGAACTTATCAAatctggcattcatggcttccagctgagccacaagtgcactattaTTAGTAGAAACCGTTCTAATACCGCTCctaggattcccatattcagcacaatagGTGGCCATCTCTTCTATAATTCGCCAGCgcttatcatcatcaatgttttTCTGAAATCGACCATTGgttgcagcatccaaaatagcgcggtggtcatcatacaatccattatataactggttgcacaaaaaccactggttAAAACCATGATGTAGGACTGACCGAACAAGCTTCTTAAACCGACCCCATGCTTCGTACAAATTCTCATCTGgagtttgtttaaaactcgtAATCTTCCCTCTCAATGCATTAGTTCTTTGTGGAGGAAAGTATCTTTTATAAAAAGCAAAGGCCAAGGTCTCCCAGTTGGTAATTCCAGCTGCAGTCCTATCCAGATCAGttagccactctcgggctccatcagtaagagagaaaggaaaaaggacttcctttatcttgtcttgtgtcactcccttagtagcgggaatggtagaataGTAATCTGTAAatacctccatatgcttcctcgggtcctcaccagctactcccttatataggtttctctcaaccagattATTTTAAGATGGCCGAATATCAAATGTATTTCCATCTTCCGTTgcaagattgaaacctttaggaatggAGTCAGCTGTAGGCTCGGAATGACTCACAATATTAGGCATCTTCGCAGATTCAGTAACTGTTGCAGAAATAGAAGTGTCTTCTTCTAAAGACTGGTCTTTTGTAAATGTAAAGTTTTCAAGAtcaggttcaaaagtactcaaggcttcctcttGACGATTCTTTCTTAACAAGTTCTGTCTACGGTGAAAAGTCCGctccggttcaggatcagctggtactaattctgacctgttagacctgggtataaacaaaactaagaaagaaaaataataagaactATCTCAAGGAATTAGAAATCCCTTGAGACTGAGACAGACGAAAATAGACAagtaaataggctaattgcctccccgacaagggcgccaaaatttgacacggctgtcgcaaccctatcaataataaaccaaccggctcaaaTAATATAgaagaggtaagtcgggtattgTACTCCACAAGGAGGCTATTaaatctacttgttattctagtctGTCATGGTAACAATTTGGGAGTATTTGAATTGTTTTATAAACTACTGAACGAAATGTAAAGCAGAGAAAGAGAGCAATAAAAATAGTAAAAATAAataagatgtgatcaaataaagagagaaatgctaggatatcggttcaccatggtatcacacaattctgctaaTGCTAAGGTCAGTcagtctaatgtgagaagggtaaaggaaaggtcctctcggtccgctatccgccctaaaatactactaacttagctttcaccctcattagtgtagtctactgttcataacaggtctgttcattccaatatctcgatctaggtctgaatttaaccgggttaactagtttagaagcgtgcactcaactaaacgattataattaaattgctataAATCAGTTCTCATGATCAAAACcgtttaatcaaattataacattattgctttactaccatggctctcCTAATTATAGCataaaaggaattagctactcattacggTAAATAAAACGATAACAGAAAATAAAGCAGTAGGAAACATGATGTAAAGATGAATAAAATGAAATAACATAAACTTAACAATAACTATAATTTAAATAGAAATTAAGAACAAGGATTAAAGATATGCAAAgagagaattaaattaaatgaagAGAGTAAAGAGAAATTACAAGGGTTTCGGATCTGGAAAATAGAGAAAAAACAACGTAGAACAAGAGGAATAAGAGTCTGTTAACTGAATGCTTAAGAGTGATTAAGGGATTCTGAGATTAATAAAAGATTAAAGATCACCTAAACCTAaatgacgtctttcctttatataggaaagatatttattaaacataCAACTTAAGATAATAAATAAGTTCTCACGAAATAAAATCTCGCGTACTAATAgaagacctctcgatcgagtaacttcattctcctcgatcgagcaaataatcagcagaacctctcgatcgagtacttaacatactcgatcgaggaacctcgaACTACCacttctcgatcgagaacagcagggtcttgatcgaggtcttctcaccacccatatctactcgatcgaacagaaagactaacaaaagccttcgatcgaggtgAATGCCTCTGAAACAGCTCCTTACTTCGTTGGTTAACTTtcgagaccacttcacgcttcccgaggcaaagGCAATTCTGCTTCAATTCTTTCAtttccataaatgcatgctaagggccagaaaaaggcatgattccgctacttttgggtccgttcctgcaaataaagcaaagcaaaccaaagtagactattcggggcatttcgcaatacaaaactacgagatcgcatggaaatacgtgcataaaaggcttaaaaacactatataaaatacacgtatcACTTAGTCTATttcaagactaaggaggagcatgaggagcacttgaggtcgGTGTTACAGACTTTGCGTGACAtacagctgtatgcaaagttgtctaagtgtgagttctggctcgaggaagttgcctttccagggcatgtgatttctaaagatggTGTATCTATGGATCctacaaagatagaggcagtgtctAAGTGGAGGCAACAAAGAATGTGCCAGAGAtcaagagtttcttgggtttggcagggtagtATCGTCGGTTcttgaaagacttttcaaagatcgccagacctatgacagcgttgatgaggaaagagaacaggtttcgatgggatgaaagttgtgagacggcgttccaaacattaaaggagcgtttaacCACAACTCTGGTCTTAGCCTTACCTGAAGGGtatgagaactttgaggtatatacagatgcttaaaagaatgggttgggttgtgtgttgatgcagaatgggaaagtcattgcctatgcttctaggcaattgaagccttatgagaagAACTATCCGatacatgatctagagttggatGCAGTTGTGTTTgatctcaagatttggaggcactatctttattgggcgacctttaaggtgttttcaaatcacaagagtctaaagtacatctttactcaaaaggagctgaacatgagacagaggaagtGGATGCAGCTTATAGGGGACTACGatatggatatcatataccatgaagggaaagcaaacgttGTGGCTGATACGTTGAGAAGGAAGATTGTGAATTCTCTATGCACacctatgtctttgatgaggttgagagatgaggtgggaaagatggggatacatgtgatgcAAAAAAGGGAAGCTAGAAGGGACCTGATAGTGGAGCCGGatatttatgatgatattcgcacgaagcaggctcttgattctaagattcaggagtgaagggctggagtagagaaagggacggtgtcacGGTTCTCCATTCATTCATATGGGAGTGTTCGgttcgatgggagatggtgtgtacgtAGAGATGAGGCAttgaaaaaggtgatcatgacagaggctcattgcacaccgtattcagtacatccgggtggtgacaagctgtatagagatttgaagaagactttctggtggcctgggatgaaaagggaaacaactgagttcgtggctcgatgtttgacttgTTAGAGAGTTAAGGAAGAGCagcggagaccacaaggtaagattcagtctcttgaggtacctgagtggaaatgggagtctatctccatggactttatagtgggtttaccgaggagccagcagggtaataacatgatatgggtgatagttgaccgtttgactaagtcagctcactttattccaatgaaagatacatggagtaaggttAAGTTTGCTAATGGATACAGGAaacatgtggtgaggttacatggagtccctaaggatattgtgtcagatcgagatgcgaggtttatttctcgATTTTGGCAAGAATTGCAGgagatgatgggaactaccttgaagatgagtactgtgtttcatcctgcgacagatggacagacagagagaactatAAAGACTCTGgaagatatgttacgagcttgtggatggagtttggtggtagctgggaagataggttggatctgatcgagttttcttataacaacagctaccatacgagtattgggatggcaccatttaaggctttgtatgggaggaggtgtagaaGTCCAATTTGctaggatgatagagctgaggcagtggttttaggaccacagatggtgcagAAGATGATAGAACAAGTTAAAGTgattagacaaaagatgaaagcgacccaggatcgacaaaagagctatgcagacttacatcgccgtgacatagagtttcgggttggggataaggtttTTCTGAAATAATCTCCTAtgtgtggggttatgaggtttggtaagaaagagaagttgagccagaagtttataggaccgtatgagattttggatcgtatgggagaggttgcttatcggttagagTTACCACCAACTTCGGATCGGGTGCATTATGTattccatgtgtctcagttacaaaagtatgtgagtgatctttCCCATgtttagaggtggagaacatcgagttggatgaatccttgtcttatcttgaggtgccaaaatagattcttgatcgcaaggttcgcaaaATTAGGTCCGGAGAAACgctgttgcttaaggttctatggtctaatcatgaggttgaggaagctacttgggaggcggaagaggctatgagggagcggtatccgtctctttttgattaggtacgtttggttacggggacgtaaccatgattcttttaggggggtaggaaatgatcgcataaggttttggtgtggttttatgttagtttttggtatagttagtagttgttttgagtcggtttgagttgtgcttggggttttattttgagttctgttgcgttgttgtgtcatggttgagttagtatgtttgtctTTGAGCATGggtttgaactttggggacgaagttcatttttaaggagggagactgtaatactacgattttctgtactcttgggtactctatcgagtaaggcttactctgtcgagtaattgAGTTTCGGTTTCAAACAAGtgtactgtctgatgggtactcgattgagtagatgtcactcgatcgagtagggggcactcgatcgagtaagtgacttactcgatcgagtaagtcgattTTACGAGTTGTTTCGCcaggttttgatagcaacgtgagaatgttatataaagttattttatCAATTCCTTTTTGCTTTTTCACTGTTGCTAAACAATTTACACAAGAGAAAAGTTACGTAACTTCcccttctctcattgctatcaaatcctaagggctagactcgtcggatcgttgagttctttacgccgttgagaccgtcgcatcgtgggtaagcttctagtatgatttttatatcgtctcattgattttagttgaaaccctaattggggaTTTTTGGGAGTTTTGGGAGTACTGTGTTTtagatagtaattatatgattgtgttattataggaggtgatttcatagaAGAGCGGTTTTgaatagctgattgtgacgatcttggtgattgcttttctaggtagggtttccctactcggttattgattacattttGTTTCATGGTTGTAATGTTGTTGATCTGTATCATATTggtgttggtaattgttgttgtataattggttggttgtgtttgtctgtggtttacgaggtgcgtcctcggctgagtggagtcacttgcgagactggcttcacgcccttgatttgccccttgtggttcccgtcacaagggggatgtgcacattaatgagtttgggttttcgctcggtgttgatgagcggggcttaggtgggaacggctgcggtcccccactcgcggtgaggattactggttacggccgtaatctggcaggactagaccttcaggctagtcagatctgtggagatgtgacggagttgggtaattgtatgtattgttgttattgttgatcTTATATTATGTAATcattaactgaccccgtttattgttttaaaaactgtggtgaccaattcggggatggtgagcagttcttgagaaggtatgagatggacgcgcatgggatagctgggattgagtcaccacgtgtcactagagtcttccatTGTGTCGATTTGTTTTTAGTTGGTTTTCATAGTTTGGAATAGATGTAtttcactttacagttttggattttggttatgtaatcgcttaaacttatttatctaagtatgttcttttatggtcaatttgatatacattgcctcgggtaaccgagatggtaacacttccatgcattaggtgatCTTGGTAAGATACCTTGGTGTGTAGGGGTGTTACAGGTCTTGCCCGAAACTGTCTTTCTTGATCAATGCCTAAAAATCTGGGACCCTACCCATCATGTTTTTGCCTTCCCAGAAGGAGAGATTTGTCCCTTTCCGGAAGAAATTGCCATTCTAGGAGGTTGTTAGATTGAGCTGACTCCCGTTATTACCGACTTTCAGAGGGGATGGGCTAACAAGTACTGTGATTTCCTTGGTTTATCAAGGGGTGAGACCCATGCCTTTGTTGATGGGGAACGAGTAAACTTACTCGCTATTGCTCAGAAATTTGGTCATGCTGACGACCCATTGATTCCTTCGGCGTTCCGTCCTAAGGCTTTTGGATTGATCATGCTTCATCTTTACGCTTTTGAAGAACATATTGAGGTGCCAACCTGTTACGGTAAAGCAAAATTCATTCGGATTGTCGAACAAATGGAACAACGTAGGAGCCCGGCTTGGCTCATCCTTGCTGAAATCATTGCTGGGTTAGATGCTCGAAAGGCTAACCCGAATTTTGCTTATACTGGATCAACCCGTCTTCTACAAGTAtgtctttttgttcttttttctttttcgttttttttctttctttttgtttcCTCTTTTTTTCTTTGCCCTTTTTTTTGCccacctcctttcttttcagtggGTTTTGACATCATTTCCTATAGTCTCATTCACTTTCGGTCTTCTTCACAGATCTGGCTATGTGAGAGACTTGAGTTGGTTGATCCACCAAAGGTTCCGGGTGCATATGAAGTGAGAAGCTTCACTTCTTGTCATCGTCAATTTCTAAGTGGAAAGAGAGAGCCTTTCTAGCGACATCGGCTTTCGGCCAATGTCGGGTTACATGTTAGATGGGCtttgccttggcttcgcctcattGCAGTTACTGGTTTGTCTGAAACTGATAGGACAAGACATCTCACTCTTTTGGGCTTGGAGTGGTCCACTCATATCTATCCGGACCGTGTTTTTCGACAGGTCGGTCGTCGGCAACGGATTCCCGCTGTTGAGCCTGTTCGCTGCCAAGTTCAAGGAGTGACTCCCACGAGGTGCAATGCATGGTTAGAGTCCTGGACTCGGAGGACTATCTGGCATATTTCGGAGCCATTTTCTTCTACTTGGGTGTCACCCTCTTATTTGCAGTGGACTATTGAACCTTCTTTCAAGGCCCGGAGAAAACTTTACGAGGATGAAGTTGTTGATTACAAATACCACAAGAGAGGGGAGAAGAACCGAGAATTCTTTACTGGGACGGCCCCGATTTCATCTAGGCCCGAAACAGAGATTGACTCGACTCCTAGGACTGACTCTTTGGTTCCAGGTGTGTGGAAGAGGTTAGGTCCGAGAAATGAAAGTAGGTTCACACTTGCAGAAAGACTCGGTCCTCGACCTAGTGTGAAAGATAGACTAGGCCCTCGAGAAGAATTGATGATTCCTCTGAAGAAAAGAGCCCGAGTGATGATGGGTGAGACTTTGTCTCGTCGTGATGGGGCGTGCGGCCCGGCTGAGGGTAGCAAAGAGTAGTCTTCGACATTACtatctactattactattactgttTGTGTGCTTTCCTTTTTAGTTGTGTGTGATGGGCTTCGCCCGGAATAAAATATTGTAATGGGTTTCGCCCGGAAtaaaaacttattatttattagaaatctCCAGTTTCTGCATCAAAAATTTCATTTTGGTTTTACATGTTTTGGTTGTACTCTTAAATAAGAGTTGCCTATGTATCTGCTTTGTAACATAATCAAACCGAGTCCGTAGTTCTCACACAAAACATTTCATGCAGTGTAAACAACTCACAACTTATTCTAGAAACATTTGCAATTCAAAgattatttcataacatttgagaatgAGGCCGCCAAGGATAGTACTTCTTCAGCTGGTACAAATTCGTAGGATTTGTGAAGTCATTCCCATCCAAATCTGTTAATCAAACAGCGCCTCCCAACAAAATCTTCTTTACCAAATAAGGGCCTGCCCAATTTGGTTTGAACTTACCCCTCGCGTCAATTGGTAACaaagctctaactgatttgagaaccaGATCTCCCTCACTAATCCCCCttggtttcacctttttgttaaaagCTCTCTCTATCCTTTTCTGGTAGAGTTGGACATGGTATAATGCGTTCAAACGTCGCTCATCGAGCATGACTAGTGAATCATATCTTGGTTGAACCCAATCTGCTTCAGGAACCTGACTTTCTAGTAGGATCCTCAGGGACGGTATTTCCAGCTCAACTGGTATAACCGCTTCCATTCCATATACTAAGTAGTACGGGGTTCCTCCTGTGGCGGTTCTAATTGAAGTTCTGTACCCCCATAATGCAAAGGGCATCTTCTCTGGCCATTCTCTATAGTTGTCAGACATCTTCCTTAAAATGGTTGAAACTGTTTTGTTGGTAGCCTCTACCGCACCATTCGTCTGTGGTCGGTATGGTGATGACTTGtgttgtttgattttatacttttcaagtgtAACTTCGGTCTCATCTTGGAAATGAATTCCATGATCACTGATGAATTCATGTGGTACTCTGTACCGGCAAATGatgtcattctgaatgaactgtgCTACTTGCTTTGCTTCCAGCACTTTGTAAGACTtagcttctacccacttcgtgaagtagtcaatttcaacaaggataaaacaatgcCCTCCAGTTCCTGATGGGTGTACTTttccaatgatgtcgattccccaggttgaaaatggccagggtgacgtcatggtgtataacatAGAAGGTGGCACATGTTTTACATTTGCGAATATCTGACAATTATGACAGTACCTGACATATTTGCAACAAGTTGTTTCCATTGTTGTCCAATAATAACCAAGCCTTATGATCTTACGGactagcatatgggcattcatgtgtggcccACACTCGCCGTCctggacttcttccataacctttTCAGCTGTCGGTTTATCGATACATCGCAACAAAACACCTTGAGCCGTTTTCTTGTACAATTGCCCATCATCGGTCTTAATGAATTGGGCGGATATCATTTGTAGGGCGCGTTTTCCACGCATGTCAAGGTCGGGAGGATACTCTCCTGTTTGCTTGAATTTCAAAATGGCTGTGTACGAGAGTTCAGTTTCACCTTCCTCGTTATCATTGATTACATTCACATAGGCGGGTGACGATCTTCGTTTGACACATATTGGCATATTGTCTATGTGGTCGGGAATGTTGATCAAGGCAGCTAACTTGGACAATGCAtttgcaaattggttttcctTTCTCGGGAGGTGAACATATCGAATATCTTCAAAGTATTTTTCTAATTCTTCGATTCTGGTTTGATACGGGGTTAAACTTTGACTCTTAATTTTCCATGACCCACCCACTTGATTTAGTACAAGGGACGAATCTCCATGGACTAGCAACTTCTTCACACCCTAGTCTAGAGCACTGCGTAAGCCGAGCAAACATGCTTCGtattctgcggcgttgtttgtgacATTGAAATCCAGTTTGATGGACACGGGCACGTGTTCACTTGTCGGCGAGATGAGAAGTATACCTACTCCATATCCCATATAGTTCGATGCATCATCGAAATACAAATCCCATATGTCATTCTCGACGTGTACCACGttttcgtcgggaaatgaccaaatGTCGATGACTTCTGTCTCTTCGATTGGATTGTCGGCGAGAAAATCGGCAATCGCCCTTCTCTTGATCACTTTCAagggtacatatttgagatcgaactttgATAACATGAGGATCCATCTCGACATTCTTCCATTTAGCATTGGTTTTTCAAACAACTACTTGATCGGATCCATTTTTGAGTAGACACTCAcactgtagctgagcatgtaatgtcttaATTTCTTCGTTGCCCAGACTAGGGCCAGACACGTCTTTTCAAGAGGTGAGTACTTTACTTCATAGTCTAAAAACTTTTTACTGATGTAGTAAAcagctctttcttctttgtcaacTGTTTGGGCTAGCATAGCCCCCAATGCCGTATCTATAACAGTTAGATATAGCGATAGTGGTAGCCCGGCTACTGGCGGGCTCAAAACTGGTGAAGAAGACAATGCTTCTTTTACTCAATCGAATGCGGTCTGACACTGGTCATCCC is a genomic window containing:
- the LOC141629533 gene encoding uncharacterized protein LOC141629533; the encoded protein is MSRWILMLSKFDLKYVPLKVIKRRAIADFLADNPIEETEVIDIWSFPDENVVHVENDIWDLYFDDASNYMGYGVGILLISPTSEHVPVSIKLDFNVTNNAAEYEALGGSWKIKSQSLTPYQTRIEELEKYFEDIRYVHLPRKENQFANALSKLAALINIPDHIDNMPICVKRRSSPAYVNVINDNEEGETELSYTAILKFKQTGEYPPDLDMRGKRALQMISAQFIKTDDGQLYKKTAQGVLLRCIDKPTAEKVMEEVQDGECGPHMNAHMLVRKIIRLGYYWTTMETTCCKYVRVPHEFISDHGIHFQDETEVTLEKYKIKQHKSSPYRPQTNGAVEATNKTVSTILRKMSDNYREWPEKMPFALWGYRTSIRTATGGTPYYLVYGMEAVIPVELEIPSLRILLESQVPEADWVQPRYDSLVMLDERRLNALYHVQLYQKRIERAFNKKVKPRGISEGDLVLKSVRALLPIDARGKFKPNWAGPYLVKKILLGGAV